One window of the Psilocybe cubensis strain MGC-MH-2018 chromosome 12, whole genome shotgun sequence genome contains the following:
- a CDS encoding Ubiquitin carboxyl-terminal hydrolase 2, which yields MELDHHHEPQPQQHPEASPPNAIDLVGGPFAVIESDPGVFTSLTRRLGIPGLELIELYDIEPWAVDHLNPHGLILCFLWKKDAHRPTDFADPAAERVWFAHQLSDDACATHAILNVLLNCPRVELGEELSAFRRETERMSPVMRGLAVTNSRIIRPAHNSLARPADIRSSISNLAITTLDAEKQKEKGLKAKAKQEAKEKEKDGPPPAKRAKTGATQAKGSAKANANAKGKGKGKDKEKEKASANAKPRAEAKRKRKRKSKSKYDYEDDDDEDEIPDEDEEDDDDGGGSDDEDDEDEEGKGEQAEEETYHFIGYVPAHGKVWELDGLKSGPLEVGELPSPPPPPPPLSSSSPSSTSPTSTSPSPLPSSSSHPHNTNPHPHNGWMDIARPALRLKMDKYGGSAAGGSNIRFSLLAIVDDAYCAAQDEWEFCRRDWVGLQRALSGSAIPKTKTSSAGMDMQSGWETMVDPTLLAAADAAFTPPVYPLPPSASASTSVPVPHIHPHAHDTSKDPSPLSPLSPPPLTPPSSSSPQPTTAPQTQTQTQTQTHAQNHTSTSTSTLTPSTPRPLTLKPFAHDFASRRMARDMHIMRLAESLDLDRSTQSSEVQTNAQSSDAQKKKKMETDTETETQKEKETGIKSAVPVQSPAPVQAQALAREWEKCVRDGIRAKIALEDEIVKGVRANTDDIKRTFDYDPFIRAYLAHLKDEQLLYPLLGRDEEGRKVRVGGAGRGRGRGGGRGRGKG from the exons CCTCACCCGGCGCCTCGGCATCCCCGGCCTCGAGCTCATCGAGCTCTACGACATCGAGCCCTGGGCCGTCGACCACCTCAACCCGCACGGCCTCATCCTCTGCTTCCTCTGGAAAAAGGACGCGCACCGCCCAACGGACTTCGCCGACCCCGCCGCCGAGCGCGTGTGGTTCGCGCACCAGCTGAGCGACGACGCGTGCGCGACACATGCCATCCTTAATGTCTTGCTGAATTGCCCGCGTGTTGAGCTTGGAGAGGAGCTGAGTGCGTTTAGGAGGGAGACGGAGCGGATGTCGCCTGTG ATGCGCGGGCTGGCCGTTACGAATTCGCGTATTATCCGCCCTGCACACAATTCACTAGCAAG ACCAGCGGACATCCGATCCTCGATCAGCAACCTCGCAATCACCACACTCGACGCGGAGAAACAGAAAGAGAAGGGTCTTAAAGCGAAAGCAAAGCAGGAAgccaaggaaaaggagaaagatgGTCCACCACCAGCTAAACGCGCTAAAACTGGTGCAACACAGGCCAAAGGCTCTGCGAAAGCGAATGCTAATGCGAaaggcaaagggaaagggaaagacaaggagaaggagaaggcgTCCGCAAACGCCAAACCAAGAGCGGAAGCAAAGCGGAAGCGGAAGcgcaagtccaagtccaaataCGActacgaagacgacgacgacgaagacgaaatacccgacgaagacgaagaagatgatgatgatggcggCGGTTcagacgatgaggacgatgaggacgaggaaggaAAGGGCGAACAAGCCGAAGAAGAGACGTACCACTTCATCGGGTACGTCCCCGCACACGGGAAAGTATGGGAGCTCGACGGGCTCAAATCCGGTCCGCTCGAAGTCGGCGAgctcccttcccctcctcccccaccacctcccttgtcctcgtcctccccatcatccacctcccccacctctacctccccctcccccttgccttcctcctcttcacaCCCACATAACACGAACCCGCACCCGCATAACGGATGGATGGACATCGCGCGCCCCGCCCTCCGCCTCAAAATGGACAAATACGGCGGCTCCGCCGCGGGCGGGAGCAACATCCGCTTCAGCCTCCTCGCTATCGTGGATGATGCGTATTGCGCGGCGCAGGATGAGTGGGAGTTTTGCAGGCGCGATTGGGTGGGGTTGCAGAGGGCGCTGAGCGGGAGCGCGATcccgaagacgaagacgagcAGCGCGGGCATGGATATGCAGAGTGGATGGGAGACGATG GTCGATCCTACTCTGCTCGCCGCTGCAGACGCGGCGTTCACACCGCCTGTGTACCCGCTCCctccatctgcatctgcctCTACATCGGTACCTGTTCCTCATATACACCCACATGCACACGATACCTCCAAGGACCCCTCTCCACTCTCTCCactctctcctcctccactaacaccaccatcatcatcatcaccacagCCAACCACAGCaccgcaaacgcaaacgcaaacacaaacacaaacgcACGCGCAGAACcacacatccacatccacatccacactcACACCATCAACCCCCCGCCCACTCACACTCAAACCGTTCGCGCACGACTTCGCCTCGCGCCGTATGGCGCGCGATATGCACATTATGCGTCTCGCCGAGTCGCTAGACCTGGATCGCAGCACGCAATCTTCAGAGGTGCAGACGAACGCGCAATCATCAGACgcgcagaagaagaagaagatggagacCGACACCGAGACCGAGAcacagaaggagaaagagacgGGTATTAAAAGCGCGGTACCCGTACAATCGCCAGCGCCAGTACAAGCGCAAGCGCTAGCGCGCGAATGGGAAAAATGCGTGCGCGATGGGATAAGAGCTAAGATCGCGCTCGAAGATGAGATTGTGAAAGGTGTGCGTGCGAAT ACAGACGACATCAAACGGACATTCGACTACGACCCCTTCATCCGCGCCTATCTCGCTCATCTGAAAGATGAACAGCTTTTGTACCCTCTCTTGGGAAGGGATGAGGAGGGGAGGAAGGTTAGAGTTGGTGGGGCgggaagagggaggggaCGGGGagggggacggggacgggggaaaggatga
- a CDS encoding putative secreted protein (putative secreted protein ARB_06907) has product MAQNGKQLLRVDLEERKILNKGQSDITPTITRLSPPNKQGPKQALIKHCTTAVLKRDGTNVVVGSNCAATSGSWVSPYDNVPTNLASDLDIDHVVPLKEAWVSGARTWTNAQREAFANDLVRPQLIAVTDSLNQAKDPAEWMVPLASYRCTYVRAWIHVKYHYKLSVDQAEKTALTNYINAC; this is encoded by the exons ATGGCACAAAATGGTAAGCAATTGCTACGCGTTGATCTCGAGGAACGAAAGATATTAAAC AAGGGACAGAGTGACATCACCCCAACCATCACTCGCCTAAGCCCGCCCAACAAACAGGGTCCAAAGCAAGCTTTAATCAAGCACTGTACCACTG CCGTGTTGAAGCGGGATGGAACCAATGTGGTGGTCGGCAGCAACTGTGCGGCTACCTCTGGAAGCTGGGTGTCGCCTTACGACAATGTGCCCACTAACCTGGCCAGCGACCTCGATATT GATCACGTCGTTCCTTTGAAGGAAGCTTGGGTGTCGGGTGCCCGCACTTGGACCAACGCGCAGCGCGAGGCCTTTGCAAACGACCTCGTCCGCCCCCAGCTTATTGCTGTTACCGACTC ACTAAACCAGGCTAAGG ATCCCGCCGAGTGGATGGTCCCCCTCGCCAGCTACAGATGCACCTACGTCCGGGCCTGGATTCACGTTAAATACCACTACAAGCTCAGCGTCGACCAAGCTGAAAAGACCGCCTTAACGAATTACATAAACGCTTGCTAA
- a CDS encoding von Willebrand factor A domain-containing protein 5A — translation MMLVKVPMGKPVSPHGFVSYASDGTPTYLPLRSVSAKVYIVDVSARVVLTQIYHNSDSNNNQCASAQYIFPVPANGAVCAFTMQTADGRMVRGVVKEREQAEKEYKFAIAHNTFAGLVYEATPDIFVITMGAIPGGQDVQVTIMYITPLADSDLPGYDQIEFTLPTYIGIRYGPPPASLPRIHSSSQRLASHSSHSHSEKTMLDIAVHIQMPSEILEIVSCTHDIKVDAHTTRTDSRFGLSTSYTATVTLDASGSPPRLNRDFVLAIRAAQLGSPRCVAEVVKAPYSVHKAKSASSVAFALTFVPRLKLRASVSSSTLSSKLPHVQRQHEYIFLIDRSGSMAHSRIELAKEALTLFVKSLPSTVDGAGVRTTFNVFGFGSTCVRLWNTSRVYDEANVRAALDHVKSIDANLGGTEILHALRCVLQACNSAIPTSIFVLTDGEVYDVEAIFALVSSAVAQSTPTSQNISALSPSPAPLRFFTLGIGDSASTALCEGIARAGGGVCLMSRKEADVSAKCGRLLTAAESAALGVFSGGNGGVGLDLGTGSPSNSGGPKGQSGGTANCAGEIEIDWGHGRGKLLQAPTRISALHPENRFTAFAILEDVDVDADGIPDEVVLYQRGKDGKQSEVGRVNVCLVEDPMHTLSKGYEYGTRGANKNTPPLIHTMAAHRIIQQLEDGNIDTLHAVRGQTTNGIHSSRGTDERERRAEVVRLSERFQVASRWASFVAVEDTLHGDGDGNLGVDNKNNTGKVVANEDDNADDDDDDDDFYLDEEEEAHAHASKSRTVKLTSTANVSSTVQPNSNGNIHAKQHTNPIEHSGANPNATADTPDPSSIGGLYPKTDRPTRGDLNVKISGARSGGNPPRMTDTSTYAPYAQTRPHNTNNMFNAVANHSTIPASTSCPVPVSSTSVSPGTPKPLAGSGRGRASTAWNYPPWPDVDNTEQVNGGQIYVNSNANVSAQSRGFPSTTAINYGAGLNGEGAPSTNSGAMGRPLGLRRSHTRITSASALPRHDVLPASSTMNTTAKVSSSTDTRGTMQIPSHFVNAFRPPGPPTGSAPPATSNPCAGQNSVSNTAGQMHAKGSIYFLDTISTIDEDNRGFAKNDAEVSSTQTSVGHVDGPRDVPQNTVLPPVDMHYKVVQSAAPPPVGRDACLDNAHAAAAGCHVHMRMPGAYPYSHGHVEPQSTCPPPPPPPPIHNPTPAPAPIPQPSHLDAPRHSSVPVRGGRLGARPQSVMYELETAVCIPSFLDSVSGTAVLGTVDKEDEERDNEDAPLLFVPTFASKTGVYRASNTKQGDNEDESGTARAPIIAAANMQRFDGSFVLDAQLHVLMGNSRRNVSLERLREAIPARLKERVGANVHEAETVWATVLVAAYLKKSLPQEKEVWIGLWDKAAAYVEGKVGRTASQGLEGLSFARLVLEASRLVLAWVAVRMTSRFRLSYVNLVIDPDDSVFSNTL, via the exons ATGATGCTAGTCAAGGTCCCGATGGGCAAACCAGTATCTCCACACGGTTTTGTGTCGTATGCATCTGATGGTACGCCGACGTATCTACCTTTGAGATCAGTCTCTGCAAAGGTATACATTGTAGATG TCTCTGCCCGGGTCGTCCTCACCCAAATTTACCATAATTCAGattccaacaacaaccaaTGCGCTTCGGCACAATATATTTTTCCTGTCCCCGCCAATGGTGCTGTATGTGCGTTTACCATGCAGACCGCAGACGGTCGCATGGTGCGAGGGGTCGTGAAGGAGAGAGAGCAAGCAGAAAAGGAGTACAAGTTTGCGATAGCGCATAACACTTTTGCAGGGCTGGTTTATGAAGCCACACCCGACA TTTTCGTTATCACGATGGGCGCCATACCTGGCGGCCAGGATGTCCAAGTCACCATAATG TACATAACCCCTCTCGCCGACTCTGACCTACCGGGGTACGATCAAATTGAATTTACCCTCCCTACATACATCGGGATACGATATGGCCCTCCTCCTGCCTCTCTCCCCCGCATTCATTCGTCGTCTCAACGCCTCGCATCCCATTCATCGCATTCGCACTCGGAAAAGACAATGCTGGACATTGCGGTTCACATACAAATGCCTAGCGAAATACTCGAAATCGTATCGTGCACACACGATATCAAAGTCGACGCCCACACCACTCGCACAGATTCGCGATTTGGACTGTCAACTTCATACACAGCGACAGTGACACTCGATGCATCCGGTTCCCCACCTCGTCTCAACCGTGACTTTGTCCTTGCCATTCGTGCAGCACAGCTCGGGAGTCCGCGCTGCGTTGCAGAAGTTGTCAAAGCCCCATATTCCGTGCACAAGGCCAAGAGTGCAAGCAGTGTTGCTTTCGCGTTGACATTCGTCCCGCGGCTCAAGCTCCGTGCCTCTGTATCCTCGTCCACATTATCGTCCAAACTTCCCCACGTGCAACGGCAGCACGAATACATCTTCCTGATTGACCGGTCAGGAAGCATGGCCCACTCACGGATAGAGCTCGCCAAAGAAGCCTTGACGCTCTTCGTAAAGAGTTTGCCTTCCACTGTCGACGGAGCAGGTGTGCGGACCACGTTCAAcgtgtttgggtttgggagTACGTGCGTCAGATTGTGGAATACGAGTAGGGTGTATGATGAGGCCAACGTGCGGGCTGCg CTTGACCATGTGAAGTCCATTGACGCCAACCTCGGCGGCACCGAGATCTTACACGCCCTCCGCTGCGTCCTACAAGCATGCAACAGCGCCATCCCTACATCCATATTCGTGCTCACAGACGGGGAGGTGTACGACGTTGAAGCGATTTTCGCTCTCGTCTCTTCTGCCGTCGCCCAATCAACTCCTACCTCTCAAAACATCTCTGCATTATCTCCCTCACCCGCTCCCCTTCGGTTTTTCACGCTTGGTATCGGCGACTCTGCATCAACAGCACTCTGCGAGGGCATCGCACGTGCGGGCGGGGGAGTCTGCCTAATGAGCAGGAAAGAAGCTGATGTCTCCGCAAAGTGCGGGCGTTTATTGACCGCTGCTGAGAGTGCCGCTCTGGGTGTGTTTAGTGGTGGAAATGGCGGAGTTGGGCTTGATTTAGGCACGGGATCTCCATCGAATAGTGGCGGTCCAAAGGGACAATCTGGCGGTACAGCCAACTGTGCAGGCGAAATCGAGATCGACTGGGGTCATGGTCGTGGGAAACTTCTTCAAGCGCCCACGCGCATTTCCGCGCTCCACCCCGAGAATAGATTTACTGCCTTTGCCATCTTAGAGGacgtggatgtggatgcagACGGTATTCCAGACGAAGTGGTGCTATACCAGAGGGGCAAGGACGGAAAGCAGAGTGAAGTTGGGAGGGTGAACGTTTGTTTGGTCGAGGATCCAATGCACACTTTGAGCAAGGGATATGAATATGGAACAAGAGGCGCAAATAAAAATACGCCCCCGCTTATCCATACGATGGCTGCACATCGTATCATTCAGCAGCTTGAAGATGGGAACATTGACACATTACATGCCGTGCGTGGACAGACTACGAATGGCATACATTCATCTAGGGGCACTGATGAGAGGGAAAGAAGAGCGGAGGTTGTGCGATTGAGTGAAAGGTTCCAGGTTGCAAGTAGGTGGGCATCATTTGTTGCTGTTGAGGACACTCTACATGGGGATGGCGATGGTAATCTGGGTGTGGATAACAAAAATAATACTGGCAAAGTAGTTGCCAACGAAGATGACAAcgctgacgacgacgacgacgacgacgatttTTACctcgacgaggaagaagaggctcATGCTCACGCAAGTAAGAGCCGAACTGTCAAGCTTACTTCCACCGCCAACGTCAGTTCTACTGTTCAGCCCAATTCCAACGGCAACATACACGCCAAACAACACACTAACCCTATTGAACACTCTGGTGCCAACCCCAACGCAACAGCAGACACACCAGACCCGTCCTCAATTGGAGGGTTATACCCCAAGACAGATCGGCCTACCCGAGGGGATTTGAACGTGAAGATTTCTGGAGCCCGGTCTGGGGGTAACCCTCCTCGGATGACCGACACATCTACGTATGCGCCGTATGCGCAGACACGTCCTCACAATACCAACAACATGTTCAACGCCGTTGCTAATCATTCCACAATTCCTGCTTCTACCTCATGTCCGGTACCAGTTTCTTCAACATCGGTTTCTCCGGGCACCCCCAAACCTTTGGCTGGGAGTGGAAGAGGCAGGGCATCTACGGCTTGGAACTATCCACCTTGGCCAGACGTAGACAACACCGAGCAAGTGAACGGTGGTCAGATATATGTGAATTCCAACGCAAATGTGTCTGCTCAGTCACGCGGGTTTCCATCTACTACGGCGATCAATTATGGTGCGGGGTTGAATGGCGAGGGTGCACCCTCTACAAATTCGGGTGCTATGGGCAGGCCTTTGGGACTGAGGAGGTCGCATACGAGAATCACATCGGCGTCGGCGCTGCCGCGTCATGACGTTCTTCCTGCCAGTTCGACGATGAACACCACTGCAAAGGTGTCTAGTTCTACAGACACTAGAGGGACAATGCAAATTCCGTCTCATTTCGTCAATGCATTCAGACCTCCTGGACCGCCAACTGGCTCGGCACCCCCGGCAACCTCAAATCCCTGCGCGGGTCAGAACTCTGTTAGTAATACGGCGGGGCAGATGCATGCGAAAGGCAGCATTTACTTCTTGGATACCATCTCAACTATCGACGAGGACAATCGCGGGTTCGCTAAGAATGATGCAGAAGTTTCATCTACGCAGACGTCAGTGGGACATGTTGATGGCCCAAGGGATGTGCCGCAGAACACCGTCCTGCCGCCCGTGGACATGCATTACAAAGTTGTTCAATCAGCAGCTCCGCCTCCAGTTGGGCGGGACGCATGTTTGGATAATGCCCATGCGGCGGCGGCTGGATGTCATGTCCATATGAGGATGCCTGGTGCTTATCCCTATAGTCATGG TCATGTTGAACCCCAATCCAcctgtcctcctcctcctcctcctcctcccataCATAATCCAACACCCGCACCTGCTCCTATTCCGCAACCCAGTCATCTTGATGCTCCGAGGCACTCTTCGGTGCCAGTACGGGGCGGAAGACTGGGAGCTCGTCCCCAATCGGTGATGTACGAGCTTGAGACGGCTGTATGTATCCCCAGTTTCCTTGACTCCGTGTCGGGTACAGCCGTGCTTGGGACTGTGGAcaaggaagacgaagaaaggGACAATGAGGATGCGCCGCTCCTGTTTGTTCCAACTTTTGCATCCAAGACTGGGGTATACAGAGCTTCAAACACAAAGCAGGGCGATAATGAGGATGAGTCGGGGACCGCCCGCGCCCCAATCATCGCCGCAGCAAACATGCAGCGGTTTGACGGATCGTTTGTACTCGATGCGCAGTTACATGTACTGATGGGCAACTCTAGGAGGAACGTGTCACTGGAGAGGCTAAGAGAGGCCATTCCTGCCCGGCTCAAGGAACGCGTCGGTGCGAATGTGCATGAGGCAGAGACTGTCTGGGCAACGGTGCTTGTTGCTGCATATTTGAAGAAATCGCTCCCACAGGAAAAGGAGGTGTGGATTGGACTGTGGGATAAGGCGGCGGCGTATGTGGAGGGGAAAGTTGGGAGGACAGCTAGTCAGGGTCTTGAAGGTCTGTCGTTTGCGCGGTTGGTATTGGAGGCATCGAGGTTGGT TCTGGCCTGGGTTGCTGTGAGGATGACCTCACGATTCCGTCTCTCCTATGTCAACCTCGTCATTGACCCCGACGATTCTGTTTTCTCAAATACATTGTAA